The Panacibacter microcysteis genome includes a window with the following:
- a CDS encoding aspartyl protease family protein encodes MRRNQSFIRAPKAWYIIVFCCMLFSNARAQEEFVSPAAKHITYVPFSMLTGGIIILRATLDDNKDSLNFVLDTGSGGISLDSATASYLGVKKVLTDKTVRGIAGVKNVEFSYNHTLHMQGISVANLDFHINNYDILTSAYGLRIDGIVGYSFLRRYIVAIDYEQMVFEVLTPGSYKYPRGGYLMKPQFTTLPMQGAFVKDAKEIFSKFYLDTGAGLCMLLNEDLVHDSALLKSKRKLYPTEAEGLGGKKSMSLTVVKEVKVGPYKFRNVPVYVFDDEFNITQYPVLGGLLGNDIMRRFNVVINYPEQQIFIKPNKRFSDSFDYSYSGLGMYLIDGAITVTDIMKKSPAEDAGFIPGDIVLGVDNDLSGNIQAYKTHLQSAGNKVKVLINRGGELIVLTMKIRSIL; translated from the coding sequence GTGCGACGCAACCAAAGCTTCATCAGGGCTCCCAAAGCCTGGTACATAATTGTCTTTTGCTGTATGCTTTTCAGCAATGCACGTGCACAGGAGGAATTTGTTTCTCCCGCTGCAAAACACATAACCTATGTGCCTTTCAGCATGCTTACCGGCGGCATTATTATTTTACGGGCTACCCTCGATGACAACAAAGACTCGCTGAACTTTGTGCTGGATACCGGCAGTGGCGGCATATCGCTCGACTCTGCTACCGCATCATACCTGGGCGTAAAAAAAGTACTTACTGATAAAACAGTACGCGGTATAGCAGGTGTAAAAAATGTAGAATTCTCTTACAACCATACGCTGCACATGCAGGGCATCTCGGTTGCCAATCTTGATTTCCACATCAATAACTACGACATTCTTACGAGTGCCTACGGCCTGCGGATAGATGGTATTGTGGGCTATAGTTTTTTGCGCAGGTATATTGTTGCAATAGATTATGAACAAATGGTGTTCGAGGTGCTTACGCCGGGCAGTTACAAATATCCACGTGGCGGTTACCTGATGAAACCACAATTTACCACGCTGCCCATGCAGGGCGCATTTGTAAAAGATGCAAAAGAGATATTCAGCAAATTTTACCTGGATACCGGCGCAGGCTTATGCATGTTGCTGAATGAAGACCTGGTACACGACAGTGCTCTGCTTAAATCGAAAAGAAAATTATACCCGACAGAAGCCGAGGGTTTGGGCGGAAAAAAATCGATGAGTCTTACCGTTGTAAAGGAAGTAAAGGTGGGGCCGTATAAATTTCGCAATGTACCTGTATATGTGTTTGATGATGAGTTCAACATAACACAATACCCTGTACTGGGCGGCCTTTTGGGCAACGATATTATGAGAAGATTCAATGTTGTGATCAACTATCCTGAACAGCAGATATTCATTAAACCCAACAAACGTTTTTCTGATTCTTTTGATTATTCATACTCCGGTCTTGGTATGTACCTGATAGATGGCGCTATTACGGTTACAGACATTATGAAGAAATCTCCGGCAGAAGATGCAGGCTTTATTCCGGGAGATATTGTGCTGGGTGTTGACAATGATCTATCTGGCAATATACAGGCATACAAAACGCACCTGCAGAGTGCCGGCAACAAGGTTAAAGTACTTATAAACCGTGGTGGCGAACTAATTGTGTTAACCATGAAGATCCGAAGTATACTCTGA